The Saprospiraceae bacterium genome contains the following window.
CTGTTGCGATCCAGGCTTCCCCTGATTTTGGATCTACTGTAATGTCTAATATATTGTTATCCATCAACGGGCTGTTCGCAGTATTAAAATTATAAATCTGCGTTTCACCGCCTGGAGATTGAACATAAATTCCATTATTACTGGTCCCAAACCATTTTCGGTTTGCACCATCCACGGCAATGCTTGTTATGACTTCTGAAGAAAGTAAATAATAAATGATACCATCCTGATCCACTTTGCGGCGACTGCCTTTACAGCTCCCGTCAAATATCGAAGAACCACATTCAAATACGATGGGACCTTCTGCTGTACCGACCCAAACATCGCCGTCGAGATCTACTTCGACCGTTCGTACATCGTTGCTGGTCATTTCCGTGTTGGATTGATTCAGTTGGATGCTTCGATCATCTGAGGTAATTGAAGGATCTCCTTCATCAAAAACCATCACACCGCCACTCAATCGACTGACGATCCATTTATACCCATTTAAATCCACTTTAATTTCTGAAAATAAATTTGGATTGTTTGGAAAAACATATTCTTTCCAAATGCCTTGATTATTTAATGAAACGAGGCCTACTGAAGACAGATAATTTGTTATCCACAAGGTATTTTCCTTATCAAAAGCCAGGCCGGATAGTCTGATATTACCGGTATCTCCTACGGTACCTTTAAGCGGTGAATTTGTTTTATTAAATACTTTATATGCATCTTTTGAACGGTCATATTCGATCAGTCCTTTGCCATTGCTTGCAAAATATATTTTTGTTTTATCAGGATGTTCTGCAATTCGGATTACATCGTTGATGTTGTAAGGTTTCAAATCATTTGTGGCCGAAGAATTTATTGCGGTCCATGTTTTATCTGAATATTTTAATATACCATCTCCTAAATATCTTGGTGTAAATGTTGCATCGACTCCTCCTGCTGCAACGTAAATTCCATCGTCCAGGCTTGCAATTTCAAAACAATTATTTGAAATGGGTCCACTAACCCAAATGCTTTGGCAACCCGTTCCCGGTTTTTCTGAAAAGCGAAAACTCCAGCGAAAATCTGCATACCAAATACTGCTATCGATGCATTCTTCTGCGTGGTAATTTAGTTCGGTGCAATCCGGATTTGAAGTGGAGTAATTTAAAGCGTCATCAAAATAAGCAACAAGGTCCCCACAATTGGTTTTGCAATGAAGTCCAGCCAGCAAATGATAAGGCCCTGCATTTAAATAACGCGGTTCATAATCTGGATTGCTAAAAACTGAATTAAACCGATTGCCGCTCCATTGATAAATTGCTTCTTTATTACAAACAAACACCAAGCCGTTTCTATTAGCCAAGGAGCTGTATGAAAGCTTATCATTCAATCCAAAAGTTGCATCTAATTTTTTCCAACCATTAAAATTCTGGATAATGCCATTTCCAGAATCCTGATAATAATAAACGCCGGATTCGGTTGCCATAAAATAGTCTGACCCATTTCGAGTACAATCAAATACTTTCAGGTTTGGTGTAAAGAGCGTAAAATTAAAACGACCTGAATAGACATCCATTTGAGAAAATCCATAATTACCCGAAATAAAAACATGGGAATCATCCGCAAATGAAATTGAATTTATAAATTTATCAATCGGGATGTTATTAAAATTGTAAAGGTCTACTACTGCTTTCACACCCGAACTGCTTATTAAATCCAAAATCCCATTTTCATATGCTACCAACAAGGTATTGCTGGGTTTATGAAAATAGATTGTATTTATTCTTGTATCACTCAATCCTTCGGTTCGCGTAATCCGTTCAATGCTATTGTCCGAACGATTTATTTTAAGAATGGCATATCCCGTTGTAAAATATACAAATTGATCACTGCTGGTGACATGATTTCCACTATTGAATGGAAGATGCGTTGCCCACTCACCCAATGCTAAATCAGCTTGAGAATAGATCATACAGGGTAGTAATAAAATAAGTAAAAAGCGCATCATAATGAAAATGGATTCGTATCAACTAAACGAAAGAAAAGCTATTATATTCTTAGGATTTTGGACAAAAAAAAAGATCGACCCTGGGAGGGCCGATCCTTTAAATAACACTATGAGAACACCCTAAAAATTCAAATTAATACGCTATTTGGTCTCTAATACTTCAATATACTTCTGCTGAATTAGCGTCCTTTCTCAAATAGCTATTGCAAATTAAGTACATTTATATCATTCAATCCAAATATTTTTTAAAAAAATTTTAAACAATTTGAAATAACAAAAATATTTAATTATTAAGTGGTTGTTCTACAAGCTTTTAATTGGCATTATTGCTAAAGTTATCCTACAGACAAACTAGTCGAATGGTTAAGTTGCCGTTAATTTGGAGTCTGAATACGATCTTTTTAATGACTTTTGAGTTTTAAAGCAATGAGTAAGCGGGCAATTTGGATAGTAATCGGCATTATGTCGCTGGCCTTGGTTGGAACAACTCTGGTTCAGTTGTATTGGATAAACTGGTCCGTACGACTTAAAGAAGAGCAATTTAACGAATCGATTATTGGTGCATTACACCGGATTGGTGTTCGACTTGAAAAACATGATCCAAGCATGAGTTTGTCCTCCAGTTTGTTTATTGAACAGTGGAATGAAAAACAAAAGCAAATTGAATTAATAGACCGTGAAATGCGGATTCAAAAATTTCCTTTAGAACGCCGGATTGATCCCATATTTCTTAAAAAAATCCTGATGCAGGAATTTCAGGAATTAAATCTGGATTTAGATTATTCATTTGGGGTCATTGATAATGTCCGCAAAAAAATGATTATTCTCAATGGGAATTTTCAGGCAGACGTAGGTCCAAATAATATGGCATCCAGCCCGGGATTAAAACTTGAATCCCTGTTGCAAAATTCTGAATATGAAATTGGGCTTTTCCCAGGGATGACTGGAAATCCAGGGACATTAAAAGTAATTTTTCCAACCAAGACCCGCTGGCTTTGGCGCTCTGTGTGGCCTTTACTGGTTTTAAGCCTTTTATTAAGTTTAATCATACTTGCTTGTTTTTCATATGTTATCTATATCGTTTTCCGTCAAAAACAGTTATCGGATATCAAGACGGATTTTGTCAATAACATGACCCATGAATTTAAAACACCCATAGCAACGATCTCGTTAGCATCTGACTCGATTGTCAGCCCAATGGTAATCAATACACCGGATAAAATTCGCCGGTTTGCCGGGATCATCCGGCAAGAAAATCAGCGAATGCTCAGTCAGGTGGAGAAGGTGCTTCAGATGGCATTATTGGACAAGCATGATTTCAGGCTTAACCTTAAAGAAATAAATCTCCACGAGATCATTGACCAGGCCGTTTCAAATATTAGTCTTCAGGTACAGCAACGGGATGGAATCATAACCAAAGATCTGACTGCTTTAAACGCTACCATTCTGGGGGATCCCCTCCACATGAGCAATATAATTTATAATTT
Protein-coding sequences here:
- a CDS encoding HAMP domain-containing histidine kinase gives rise to the protein MSKRAIWIVIGIMSLALVGTTLVQLYWINWSVRLKEEQFNESIIGALHRIGVRLEKHDPSMSLSSSLFIEQWNEKQKQIELIDREMRIQKFPLERRIDPIFLKKILMQEFQELNLDLDYSFGVIDNVRKKMIILNGNFQADVGPNNMASSPGLKLESLLQNSEYEIGLFPGMTGNPGTLKVIFPTKTRWLWRSVWPLLVLSLLLSLIILACFSYVIYIVFRQKQLSDIKTDFVNNMTHEFKTPIATISLASDSIVSPMVINTPDKIRRFAGIIRQENQRMLSQVEKVLQMALLDKHDFRLNLKEINLHEIIDQAVSNISLQVQQRDGIITKDLTALNATILGDPLHMSNIIYNLLDNANKYSPDQPEISVKTRNNGSTIEILINDKGIGMSRDVQKMIFEKFYRVPTGNIHNVKGFGLGLSYVKAMTLEHNGRVEVESEPGKGSSFKLIFPIKA